From the Pseudomonas putida genome, one window contains:
- a CDS encoding ABC transporter permease, translating into MLSPVSRRRLQRFRRNRLGWVSLWLFAGMLVLSLCAELVANDKPLLLSYKGDLYMPALKRYSEQQFGGQLPFQPDYRSAYVRQLIEGQGGWMLFAPIPFSADTPNYDLLVPTPSPPSASNWLGTDDQGRDVLARVLYGTRTSLLFAFALTVISVLIGVGAGALQGYYGGWVDLFGQRLLEVWSGLPVLYLLIILSGFVEPDFWWLLGIMALFSWLALVDVVRAEFLRGRNLEYVKAARALGLSDSLVMLRHVLPNAMNATFTYVPFMLTGAITTLTALDFLGFGMPAGSASLGELVTQGKQHLEAPWLGFTAFFALAVILSLLVFIGDALREAFDPRR; encoded by the coding sequence ATGCTATCGCCGGTTTCGCGTCGTCGCCTGCAGCGTTTTCGCCGCAACCGCCTGGGCTGGGTGTCGCTGTGGCTGTTCGCCGGGATGCTGGTGCTGAGCCTGTGCGCCGAGTTGGTGGCCAACGACAAGCCGCTGCTGCTGAGCTACAAAGGCGATTTGTACATGCCGGCACTCAAGCGCTACAGCGAGCAGCAGTTCGGTGGCCAGCTGCCGTTCCAGCCGGACTACCGCAGTGCCTATGTGCGCCAGCTGATCGAGGGCCAGGGCGGCTGGATGCTGTTCGCACCCATTCCGTTCAGCGCCGACACACCCAACTACGACCTGCTGGTGCCCACCCCCAGCCCGCCGAGCGCGAGCAACTGGCTAGGGACCGACGACCAGGGCCGCGACGTGCTGGCGCGGGTGCTGTATGGCACCCGCACCTCGCTGTTGTTCGCCTTTGCCCTGACGGTGATCAGTGTGCTCATCGGCGTCGGCGCGGGCGCGCTGCAAGGTTATTACGGCGGCTGGGTGGACCTGTTCGGGCAGCGCTTGCTGGAGGTGTGGTCGGGCCTGCCGGTGCTGTACCTGCTGATCATCCTCAGTGGCTTTGTCGAACCGGACTTCTGGTGGTTGCTGGGCATCATGGCGCTGTTTTCATGGCTGGCCCTGGTCGATGTTGTGCGCGCTGAGTTCCTGCGTGGGCGCAACCTCGAGTACGTGAAGGCAGCACGTGCTCTTGGGCTGTCAGATTCTCTGGTGATGCTGCGCCATGTACTGCCCAATGCGATGAACGCGACGTTTACCTATGTACCCTTCATGCTCACCGGGGCGATCACCACGCTGACGGCGCTGGATTTCCTAGGCTTCGGCATGCCCGCCGGCAGTGCTTCGCTGGGTGAGCTGGTGACTCAGGGCAAGCAGCACCTGGAAGCACCGTGGCTGGGCTTTACCGCGTTCTTTGCCTTGGCGGTGATCTTGTCGCTGCTGGTGTTCATCGGCGATGCCTTGCGTGAGGCGTTCGACCCCAGAAGATAG
- a CDS encoding microcin C ABC transporter permease YejB has translation MTSYILRRLLLIIPTLLAILLVNFAIVQAAPGGPVEQAVARLQGLGGGAPGSRAEVVHGESRATRGLDPKLIEEIKRQYGFDKTAPERLWLMLGQYARLDFGQSFFRGAKVTDLILDKLPVTLSLGFWATLITYLVSIPLGIRKAVRHGTRFDTWSSALIVVGYALPSFLFALLLIVLFAGGTSLNWFPVRGLVSDDFDQLSLLGKVADYFWHLVLPVGALVIGGFATLTLLTKNAFLDEISRQYVVTARAKGLSERRVLYGHVLRNAMLLVLAGLPQALITVFFAGSLLIEVIFSLDGLGRMSYEAAVSRDYPVVFGTLFIFTLAGLLFRLIGDLAFTVLDPRIDFDTRAH, from the coding sequence ATGACCAGCTACATCCTGCGGCGCCTGCTGCTGATCATCCCGACCTTGCTGGCGATCCTGCTGGTCAACTTCGCCATCGTCCAGGCCGCCCCCGGCGGCCCGGTCGAGCAGGCGGTGGCGCGGCTGCAGGGCCTGGGCGGCGGTGCGCCCGGCTCCCGGGCCGAGGTGGTACACGGCGAGTCCCGGGCCACCCGTGGCCTGGACCCGAAGCTGATCGAGGAGATCAAGCGCCAATACGGTTTCGACAAGACCGCCCCGGAGCGCCTGTGGCTGATGCTCGGCCAGTACGCCCGGCTGGACTTCGGCCAGAGCTTCTTCCGCGGCGCCAAGGTCACCGACCTGATCCTCGACAAGCTGCCGGTGACCCTGTCGCTGGGCTTCTGGGCCACGCTGATCACCTACCTGGTGTCGATCCCGCTGGGCATCCGCAAGGCGGTACGCCATGGCACTCGCTTCGATACCTGGAGCAGCGCGCTGATCGTGGTCGGCTATGCCCTGCCCTCGTTCCTGTTCGCGCTGCTGCTGATCGTGCTGTTCGCCGGCGGCACCTCGCTGAACTGGTTCCCGGTACGTGGCCTGGTCTCGGATGATTTCGACCAGCTCAGCCTGCTGGGCAAGGTCGCCGATTACTTCTGGCACCTGGTGCTGCCGGTCGGCGCCCTGGTGATCGGTGGCTTTGCCACCCTCACCCTGCTGACCAAGAACGCCTTTCTCGATGAGATCTCCCGCCAGTACGTGGTCACTGCCCGCGCCAAAGGCCTGAGCGAACGCCGCGTGCTGTATGGGCACGTGTTGCGCAACGCCATGCTGCTGGTACTGGCCGGCCTGCCCCAGGCGCTGATCACGGTGTTCTTCGCCGGCTCGTTGCTGATCGAGGTGATCTTCTCCCTCGACGGCCTTGGCCGCATGAGTTACGAAGCAGCGGTGTCACGGGACTACCCGGTGGTGTTCGGCACGCTGTTCATCTTCACCCTGGCCGGCCTGCTGTTCCGCCTGATCGGCGACTTGGCCTTCACCGTGCTCGACCCGCGCATCGACTTCGACACGAGGGCGCACTGA
- a CDS encoding extracellular solute-binding protein yields the protein MIVSLVGAGSPAKRPEQTIGLSGLASSRVNPLPQVILGVVLLCMGWMAQAAPTHALTVYGEAPRYSETFRHFDYANPDAPKGGLMRRSAIEIGQFDHILPYIDKGIGVSEVDGWLYAPLAQRSFDEPYTVYGLIARRMERGPGEAWLRFEIDPKASFADGKPVLAEDVRFSFNKLMAEGSLKYRTQFAEVAGVTVEGPLQVRFDFKQPHGRTLALDLASLPVMPEHDWANRDFANGAGFDKPVGSGPYRIGRIDNGRSITFERDPGWWAKDLPVNRGRYNFEHIRIEYFGDTEVARQVLKGGGYDYNREFSATAYTLGYNGAQLDDGRLQRAHLGPAKPQAAQGFVFNLDKPQFKDRRVRQALAMLWDFEWSNRQMMRNMYIRQQSVFSNTPLAARELPDAGELKLLEPLRGRVPDEVFNQVFTAPVTDGSGIIRPQQLQALALLQQAGWHPDGDRLVNAQGEPLEFTFLNGQSGMERLLLPWKRNLAQIGITLNIRNVDSAQYVNRLMARDYDMIVTGYTVTLSPGAELYNYFGSAAANDPGSNNLMVLKDPVVDQLIDGLVRADTQADMLHHAHALDRVLQWNYYWIPNYYPPGSSTVWWNRFGLPNVQPAYDEGLDSWWEISPTALTNAQMAERQKAQP from the coding sequence ATCATCGTGTCCCTTGTGGGAGCGGGTTCACCCGCGAAGAGGCCCGAGCAGACAATTGGGTTGTCTGGCTTGGCCTCTTCGCGGGTAAACCCGCTCCCACAGGTCATTCTTGGCGTCGTGCTTTTGTGCATGGGCTGGATGGCCCAAGCCGCGCCCACCCATGCCTTGACCGTCTACGGCGAAGCCCCCCGCTACAGCGAAACCTTCCGCCACTTCGACTACGCCAACCCCGACGCCCCCAAGGGTGGCCTGATGCGCCGCTCGGCCATCGAGATCGGCCAGTTCGACCATATCCTGCCCTACATCGACAAAGGCATCGGCGTCAGCGAGGTCGATGGCTGGCTGTATGCGCCCCTGGCGCAACGCTCGTTCGACGAACCCTATACCGTTTACGGCCTGATCGCCCGGCGCATGGAACGTGGCCCGGGCGAGGCCTGGCTGCGCTTCGAGATCGACCCCAAGGCAAGCTTCGCCGATGGCAAGCCGGTGCTCGCCGAGGATGTGCGTTTCAGCTTCAATAAACTCATGGCCGAAGGCAGCCTCAAGTACCGCACCCAGTTCGCCGAAGTCGCCGGCGTAACGGTCGAAGGCCCGCTGCAGGTGCGCTTCGACTTCAAGCAGCCCCACGGCCGCACCCTGGCCCTGGACCTGGCCAGCCTGCCGGTAATGCCCGAGCATGACTGGGCCAACCGCGATTTTGCCAACGGCGCCGGTTTCGACAAGCCGGTCGGCAGCGGCCCGTACCGTATCGGGCGCATCGACAACGGCCGCAGCATCACCTTCGAACGCGACCCTGGCTGGTGGGCCAAGGACTTGCCGGTCAATCGCGGGCGCTACAATTTCGAGCACATCCGCATCGAGTATTTCGGCGATACCGAAGTGGCACGCCAGGTGCTCAAAGGCGGTGGCTACGACTACAACCGCGAGTTTTCCGCCACCGCCTACACCCTGGGCTACAACGGCGCACAGCTGGACGATGGCCGTCTGCAACGGGCCCACCTGGGCCCGGCCAAGCCGCAGGCGGCCCAGGGCTTCGTGTTCAACCTCGACAAGCCACAGTTCAAGGACCGCCGTGTGCGCCAGGCACTGGCCATGCTCTGGGACTTCGAGTGGAGCAACCGGCAGATGATGCGCAATATGTACATCCGCCAGCAAAGCGTGTTCTCCAATACCCCGCTGGCAGCCCGCGAACTGCCGGATGCGGGCGAGCTCAAGCTGCTCGAGCCGCTGCGCGGCCGGGTGCCGGACGAAGTCTTCAACCAGGTGTTCACGGCGCCGGTCACCGACGGCTCGGGGATCATTCGCCCACAACAATTGCAGGCGCTGGCCTTGCTGCAACAGGCCGGCTGGCACCCCGACGGTGATCGCCTGGTCAATGCCCAGGGCGAGCCGCTGGAATTCACCTTCCTCAACGGCCAGTCCGGCATGGAGCGCCTGTTGCTGCCGTGGAAGCGCAACCTGGCGCAGATCGGCATCACCCTGAACATCCGCAACGTCGATTCGGCGCAGTACGTGAACCGGCTGATGGCGCGCGACTACGACATGATCGTCACCGGCTATACCGTCACCCTGTCGCCAGGCGCCGAGCTGTACAACTACTTCGGCTCGGCCGCCGCCAACGACCCGGGTTCGAACAACCTGATGGTGCTCAAGGACCCGGTGGTGGACCAACTGATCGACGGCCTGGTGCGCGCCGACACCCAGGCCGACATGCTGCACCACGCCCATGCCCTGGACCGGGTGCTGCAATGGAACTACTACTGGATCCCCAACTATTACCCGCCCGGCAGCTCTACAGTGTGGTGGAACCGCTTCGGCCTGCCGAACGTCCAGCCCGCTTATGACGAAGGCCTGGACAGCTGGTGGGAAATCAGCCCGACCGCACTGACCAACGCACAGATGGCCGAACGGCAGAAGGCCCAGCCATGA
- a CDS encoding peptidylprolyl isomerase produces the protein MARATARHILVATEDKCNELKAQIEAGADFAEIAKANSTCPSSRQGGDLGSFGPGQMVKEFDTVVFSAPVNTVQGPVKTQFGYHLLEVTSRQD, from the coding sequence ATGGCACGCGCCACCGCACGTCACATCCTCGTCGCCACTGAAGACAAGTGCAACGAACTGAAAGCCCAGATCGAAGCCGGTGCCGACTTCGCTGAAATCGCCAAGGCCAACTCCACCTGCCCGTCCAGCCGTCAAGGCGGTGACTTGGGCTCGTTCGGCCCAGGCCAGATGGTCAAGGAATTCGACACCGTGGTGTTCAGCGCACCGGTCAACACCGTACAGGGCCCAGTGAAGACCCAGTTCGGCTACCACCTGCTGGAAGTGACCAGCCGTCAGGACTGA
- a CDS encoding 3-deoxy-7-phosphoheptulonate synthase codes for MQASNLALPLTQPHAANTTVSQRLPSPHLLKQQMPLSSELAQQVHSHRQAIRAILEGRDERLLVIVGPCSIHDPRSAVEYADRLAALSREVDDKLLLVMRAYVEKPRTTVGWKGLAYDPHLDGSDDMHAGIALSRGLMLSMIERGLPIATELLQPMAAGYFDDLLGWAAIGARTTESQIHREMVSGLELPVGFKNGTDGGVGIACDAMRSAAAPHRHFGMDAQGYPAIIETLGNPDTHLVLRGGHKGPNYDAASIAQARQGLAKAGLQARIVVDCSHANSGKDPARQPAVFEDVLAQRLAGDRSLVGVMLEGHLFDGCQALGKGALKYGVSITDGCLGWSATETLLREAAARM; via the coding sequence ATGCAAGCCTCGAACCTCGCTCTGCCCCTGACCCAACCGCACGCTGCCAACACCACCGTCAGCCAGCGCCTGCCCAGCCCGCACCTGCTCAAGCAGCAGATGCCGCTGTCCAGCGAACTCGCCCAGCAAGTCCACAGCCACCGCCAGGCCATCCGCGCCATTCTCGAAGGCCGCGACGAGCGCCTGCTGGTGATCGTCGGCCCATGCTCGATCCACGACCCCCGCTCGGCCGTGGAGTACGCCGACCGCCTGGCGGCGCTGAGCCGCGAAGTCGATGACAAGCTGCTGCTGGTGATGCGCGCCTACGTGGAAAAACCTCGCACCACGGTGGGCTGGAAAGGCCTGGCCTACGACCCGCACCTCGATGGCAGTGACGACATGCACGCCGGCATCGCCCTGTCTCGCGGCTTGATGCTGAGCATGATCGAACGCGGCCTGCCGATCGCCACCGAACTGCTGCAACCGATGGCCGCCGGCTATTTCGATGACCTGCTGGGCTGGGCGGCGATTGGCGCACGCACTACCGAATCGCAGATTCACCGGGAAATGGTCAGCGGCCTAGAGCTGCCGGTCGGCTTCAAGAACGGCACCGACGGCGGCGTCGGCATCGCCTGTGACGCCATGCGCAGCGCGGCGGCCCCGCACCGCCACTTCGGCATGGATGCACAGGGCTACCCGGCGATCATCGAAACCCTGGGCAACCCGGACACCCACCTGGTGCTGCGCGGCGGCCACAAGGGCCCGAACTACGATGCCGCCAGCATCGCCCAGGCCCGCCAAGGCCTGGCCAAAGCCGGTTTGCAGGCACGCATCGTCGTCGACTGCAGCCATGCCAACAGCGGCAAGGACCCTGCCCGCCAGCCCGCCGTGTTCGAGGACGTGCTGGCCCAGCGCCTTGCCGGTGACCGCTCGCTGGTCGGCGTGATGCTCGAAGGGCACCTGTTCGATGGCTGCCAGGCCCTGGGCAAGGGCGCGCTGAAATACGGCGTGTCGATCACCGACGGCTGCCTGGGCTGGAGCGCGACCGAAACTCTGCTGCGCGAGGCTGCAGCGCGTATGTGA
- the benA gene encoding benzoate 1,2-dioxygenase large subunit, translating to MSLGFDYLNAMLEDDRETGVYRCKREMFTDPRLFDLEMKHIFEGNWIYLAHESQIPEKNDFLTLTMGRQPVFIARNKDGELNAFLNACSHRGAMLCRHKRGNRSSYTCPFHGWTFNNSGKLLKVKDPSNAGYPDSFNCDGSHDLTKVARFESYRGFLFGSLNADVKPLVEHLGESAKIIDMIVDQSPEGLEVLRGASSYIYEGNWKLTAENGADGYHVSSVHWNYAATQNQRKQREAGDEIKTMSAGAWAKQGGGFYSFDHGHLLLWTRWANPEDRPAFERRDQLAADFGQARADWMIENSRNLCLYPNVYLMDQFSSQIRIARPISVNKTEITIYCIAPKGESADARAKRIRQYEDFFNVSGMATPDDLEEFRSCQTGYGGGTGWNDMSRGAQHWVEGADEAAREIELKPLLSGVRTEDEGLFVLQHKYWQDTMIKALEQETQLIPVEAVQ from the coding sequence ATGTCCCTGGGATTCGACTACCTCAATGCCATGCTTGAGGACGACCGTGAAACCGGCGTCTATCGCTGCAAACGCGAGATGTTCACCGACCCGCGCCTGTTCGACCTGGAGATGAAGCACATCTTCGAGGGCAACTGGATCTACCTGGCCCATGAAAGCCAGATCCCCGAGAAAAACGACTTCCTCACCCTGACCATGGGGCGCCAGCCGGTCTTCATCGCGCGCAACAAGGACGGTGAGCTCAATGCCTTCCTCAACGCCTGCAGCCATCGCGGCGCCATGCTCTGCCGGCACAAGCGCGGCAATCGCTCCAGCTACACCTGCCCGTTCCATGGCTGGACCTTCAACAACAGCGGCAAGCTGCTCAAGGTCAAAGACCCGAGCAACGCCGGCTACCCCGACAGCTTCAACTGCGACGGCTCCCATGACCTGACCAAGGTCGCACGCTTCGAGTCGTACCGTGGCTTCCTGTTCGGCAGCCTGAATGCCGACGTCAAGCCGCTGGTCGAGCACCTTGGCGAGTCCGCCAAGATCATCGACATGATCGTCGACCAGTCCCCGGAAGGCCTGGAAGTGCTGCGCGGTGCCAGCTCGTACATCTACGAGGGCAACTGGAAGCTCACCGCCGAGAACGGTGCCGACGGCTACCACGTCAGCTCGGTGCACTGGAACTACGCCGCCACCCAGAACCAGCGCAAGCAGCGCGAAGCGGGTGACGAGATCAAGACCATGAGCGCCGGCGCCTGGGCCAAGCAGGGCGGTGGCTTCTATTCCTTCGACCATGGCCACCTGCTGCTGTGGACCCGCTGGGCCAACCCCGAAGACCGCCCGGCCTTCGAGCGCCGCGACCAGCTGGCCGCCGACTTCGGCCAGGCCCGCGCCGACTGGATGATCGAGAACTCGCGCAACCTGTGCCTGTACCCGAACGTCTACCTGATGGACCAGTTCAGTTCGCAGATCCGCATCGCCCGGCCGATTTCGGTGAACAAGACCGAAATCACCATCTACTGCATCGCACCAAAGGGCGAGAGCGCCGATGCCCGTGCCAAGCGCATCCGCCAGTACGAAGACTTCTTCAACGTCAGCGGCATGGCCACCCCGGACGACCTGGAAGAGTTCCGCTCCTGCCAGACCGGCTACGGCGGCGGCACCGGCTGGAACGACATGTCCCGTGGTGCGCAGCACTGGGTCGAAGGGGCTGATGAGGCCGCCAGGGAAATCGAACTCAAGCCGCTGCTGTCGGGCGTGCGTACCGAGGACGAAGGGCTGTTCGTGCTGCAGCACAAGTACTGGCAGGACACCATGATCAAAGCCCTCGAGCAGGAAACCCAGCTGATCCCCGTGGAGGCTGTGCAATGA
- the benB gene encoding benzoate 1,2-dioxygenase small subunit, with the protein MSLHDTVRDFLYREARYLDDAQWDQWLELYASDATFWMPSWDDDDTLTEDPQSEISLIWYGNRGGLEDRVFRIKTERSSATVPDTRTSHNISNIEIVEQGEGSCQVRFNWHTLSFRYKTTDSYFGTSFYTLDLRGGQPLIKAKKVVLKNDYVRQVIDIYHI; encoded by the coding sequence ATGAGCCTGCATGACACCGTGCGCGACTTCCTCTACCGCGAAGCGCGCTACCTGGACGATGCCCAGTGGGACCAGTGGCTGGAGCTGTACGCCAGCGACGCAACCTTCTGGATGCCGTCCTGGGACGATGACGACACCCTGACCGAAGACCCTCAGAGCGAGATCTCGCTGATCTGGTACGGCAACCGTGGTGGCCTTGAAGACCGCGTGTTCCGCATCAAGACCGAGCGCTCCAGTGCGACCGTGCCGGACACCCGCACCTCGCACAACATCAGCAACATCGAGATCGTCGAGCAGGGCGAGGGCAGCTGCCAGGTGCGCTTCAACTGGCACACCCTGAGCTTCCGCTACAAGACCACCGACAGCTACTTCGGCACCAGTTTCTACACCCTCGACCTGCGCGGCGGGCAGCCGCTGATCAAGGCCAAGAAGGTGGTGCTGAAGAACGACTACGTGCGTCAGGTCATCGACATCTACCACATCTGA
- the benC gene encoding benzoate 1,2-dioxygenase electron transfer component BenC, protein MSFQIALNFEDGVTRFIEASGHETVADAAYRQGINIPLDCRDGACGTCKCKAESGRYDLGDNFIEDALSEDEIAEGYVLTCQMRAESDCVVRIPASSQLCKTEQASFEAAISDVRQLSASTIALSIKGDALSRLAFLPGQYVNLKVPGSDQSRAYSFSSLQKDGEVSFLIRNVPGGLMSNFLTSLAKAGDSMSLAGPLGSFYLRPIQRPLLLLAGGTGLAPFTAMLEKIAEQGSEHPLHLIYGVTNDFDLVELDRLQALAARIPNFTYSACVANPDSQYPQKGYVTQHIAPQHLNDGDVDVYLCGPPPMVEAVSQYIREQGITPANFYYEKFAAAAA, encoded by the coding sequence ATGAGCTTCCAGATCGCGCTTAATTTCGAAGACGGGGTGACCCGCTTCATCGAGGCCAGCGGCCATGAAACCGTGGCCGACGCCGCCTACCGCCAGGGCATCAACATCCCGCTGGACTGCCGCGACGGCGCCTGCGGTACCTGCAAGTGCAAGGCCGAGTCCGGGCGTTACGACCTGGGCGACAACTTCATCGAAGACGCCCTGAGTGAAGACGAAATCGCTGAAGGCTACGTGCTGACCTGCCAGATGCGCGCCGAAAGCGACTGTGTAGTGCGCATCCCGGCGTCGTCGCAGCTGTGCAAGACCGAACAGGCCAGCTTCGAGGCCGCCATCAGCGATGTGCGCCAACTGTCGGCCAGCACCATTGCCTTGTCGATCAAAGGCGACGCACTGAGCCGCCTGGCATTCCTGCCGGGGCAGTACGTCAACCTCAAGGTGCCGGGCAGCGACCAGAGCCGCGCTTATTCCTTCAGCTCCCTGCAGAAGGACGGCGAGGTCAGCTTCCTGATCCGCAACGTGCCGGGCGGCCTGATGAGCAACTTCCTCACCAGCCTGGCCAAAGCCGGGGACAGCATGAGCCTGGCTGGCCCGCTGGGCAGCTTCTACCTGCGGCCGATCCAGCGCCCGCTGTTGCTGCTGGCCGGTGGTACGGGCCTGGCACCGTTCACGGCGATGCTGGAGAAGATTGCCGAGCAGGGCAGCGAACACCCGCTGCACCTGATCTATGGGGTGACCAACGATTTCGACCTGGTCGAGCTGGACCGCCTGCAGGCGCTGGCCGCACGAATTCCCAACTTCACCTACAGCGCGTGCGTGGCCAACCCCGACAGCCAGTACCCGCAGAAGGGCTACGTGACCCAGCACATCGCGCCGCAGCACCTCAATGACGGCGACGTCGATGTGTACCTGTGCGGGCCGCCACCGATGGTCGAGGCGGTTAGCCAGTACATCCGCGAGCAGGGCATCACGCCGGCGAACTTCTACTACGAGAAGTTCGCGGCGGCTGCGGCCTGA
- a CDS encoding MFS transporter, with product MRTLDVHPIIDNAPFTPFHWMIMALCGLLLIFDGYDLFIYGVVLPVIMKEWGLSPLQAGALGSYALFGMMFGALAFGSLADRIGRKKGIAICFALFSGATILNGFASSPSEFGIYRFIAGLGCGGLMPNAVALMNEYAPKRVRSTLVAIMFSGYSLGGMLSAGVGIFMLPRFGWESMFFAAAVPLLLLPVILYYLPESIGFLVRQGRTDDAGKLLKRLDPKCDLQPEDALFVGAGLPRERAGKFTAVLELFRNGLAIRTLALWLAFFCCLLMVYALSSWLPKLMANAGYSLGSSLSFLLALNFGGMAGAIFGGWLGDRYNLVKVKVAFFIAAALSISLLGVNSPMPVLYLLIFIAGATTIGTQILLYAGAAQLYGLSVRSTGLGWASGIGRNGAIVGPLLGGALMGINLPLQLNFIAFAIPGAIAALAMAVHLASGRRQAHLATA from the coding sequence ATGCGAACCCTGGACGTACACCCGATCATCGATAACGCTCCCTTTACACCGTTCCACTGGATGATCATGGCCCTGTGCGGCCTGCTGCTGATCTTCGACGGCTACGACCTGTTCATCTACGGCGTGGTCCTGCCGGTGATCATGAAGGAGTGGGGCCTGAGCCCGTTGCAGGCCGGTGCGTTGGGCAGCTACGCGCTGTTCGGCATGATGTTCGGCGCCCTGGCGTTCGGCAGCCTGGCCGACCGCATCGGGCGCAAGAAAGGGATCGCCATCTGTTTTGCCTTGTTTTCGGGGGCGACCATCCTCAACGGCTTTGCCAGCAGCCCCAGCGAGTTCGGCATCTATCGCTTCATCGCCGGCCTCGGCTGCGGCGGGCTGATGCCCAATGCCGTGGCGCTGATGAACGAATACGCGCCCAAGCGCGTGCGCAGCACCCTGGTGGCGATCATGTTCAGCGGCTATTCGCTGGGAGGCATGCTCTCGGCGGGTGTCGGCATCTTCATGCTGCCGCGCTTTGGCTGGGAGTCGATGTTCTTCGCCGCCGCAGTGCCGCTGCTGCTGTTGCCGGTGATCCTCTATTACCTGCCGGAGTCCATCGGTTTCCTGGTGCGCCAGGGGCGTACCGATGACGCCGGCAAGCTGCTCAAACGCCTGGACCCGAAATGCGACCTGCAACCCGAGGACGCGTTGTTTGTGGGAGCGGGCTTGCCCCGCGAAAGGGCCGGCAAGTTCACCGCCGTCCTCGAACTGTTCCGCAACGGCCTGGCCATCCGCACCCTGGCCCTGTGGCTGGCGTTCTTCTGCTGCCTGCTGATGGTCTACGCGCTGAGCTCGTGGCTGCCCAAGCTGATGGCCAATGCCGGCTATAGCCTGGGGTCGAGCCTGTCGTTCCTGCTGGCCCTGAACTTCGGTGGCATGGCCGGGGCGATTTTCGGCGGCTGGCTGGGCGACCGCTACAACCTGGTCAAGGTCAAGGTGGCCTTTTTCATCGCGGCGGCGCTGTCGATCAGCCTGCTTGGCGTGAACAGCCCAATGCCGGTGCTGTACCTGCTGATCTTCATCGCCGGCGCCACCACCATCGGCACGCAGATCCTGCTGTATGCCGGTGCAGCCCAGCTCTACGGCCTGTCGGTGCGCTCCACCGGCCTTGGCTGGGCGTCGGGCATCGGCCGCAACGGCGCCATCGTCGGCCCGCTGCTCGGCGGTGCGCTGATGGGCATCAACCTGCCGCTGCAACTCAATTTCATCGCCTTCGCCATCCCTGGCGCGATTGCCGCGCTGGCCATGGCCGTGCACCTGGCCAGCGGCCGGCGCCAGGCCCATCTGGCGACGGCCTGA
- a CDS encoding muconate cycloisomerase family protein: MTSPTIERIDAIIVDLPTIRPHKLAMHTMQQQTLVVLRLRCSDGVEGIGEATTIGGLAYGYESPEGIKANIDAHLAPALIGLPADNINAAMLKLDKLAKGNTFAKSGIESALLDALGKRLGLAVSELLGGRVRDSLEVAWTLASGDTARDIAEAEHMLQIRRHRVFKLKIGANPLEQDLQHVVAIKRELGERASVRVDVNQYWDESQAIRACRVLGDNGIDLIEQPIARINRGGQVRLNQRSPAPIMADESIESVEDAFSLAADGAASIFALKIAKNGGPRAVLRTAQIAEAAGIALYGGTMLEGSIGTLASAHAFLTLRQLTWGTELFGPLLLTEEIVNEPPQYHDFQLHVPRTPGLGLALDEQRLARFARR, from the coding sequence ATGACAAGCCCGACCATCGAGCGCATCGACGCGATCATCGTCGACCTGCCGACCATCCGCCCGCACAAGCTGGCGATGCACACCATGCAGCAGCAGACCCTGGTGGTGCTGCGCCTGCGCTGCAGCGACGGCGTCGAAGGCATCGGCGAGGCCACCACCATTGGCGGCCTGGCCTACGGCTACGAGAGCCCAGAAGGCATCAAGGCCAACATCGACGCGCACCTGGCGCCGGCGCTGATCGGCTTGCCCGCAGACAACATCAACGCCGCCATGCTCAAGCTCGACAAGCTGGCCAAGGGCAACACCTTCGCCAAGTCCGGCATCGAAAGCGCCTTGCTCGACGCCCTGGGCAAGCGCCTCGGCCTGGCGGTCAGCGAACTGCTCGGCGGCCGTGTGCGCGACAGCCTGGAAGTGGCCTGGACCCTGGCCAGCGGCGACACTGCCCGCGACATCGCCGAAGCCGAGCACATGCTTCAGATCCGCCGGCACCGGGTGTTCAAGCTGAAGATCGGCGCCAACCCGCTGGAGCAGGACTTGCAGCACGTGGTGGCGATCAAGCGCGAACTGGGTGAGCGCGCCAGCGTGCGGGTCGACGTCAACCAGTACTGGGACGAATCGCAAGCCATCCGTGCCTGCCGGGTGCTCGGCGACAACGGCATCGACCTGATCGAACAGCCGATCGCACGCATCAACCGCGGCGGCCAGGTGCGCCTGAACCAGCGCAGCCCGGCGCCGATCATGGCCGACGAATCCATCGAGAGCGTCGAGGACGCCTTCAGCCTGGCCGCCGATGGCGCGGCCAGCATCTTCGCCCTGAAGATCGCCAAGAACGGCGGCCCGCGTGCCGTGCTGCGCACCGCGCAGATCGCCGAAGCGGCCGGCATCGCCCTGTACGGCGGGACCATGCTCGAAGGCTCGATCGGCACCCTGGCCTCGGCCCATGCCTTCCTCACCCTGCGCCAGCTGACCTGGGGTACCGAGCTGTTCGGGCCGCTGTTGCTGACCGAAGAGATCGTCAACGAGCCACCGCAGTACCACGACTTCCAGCTGCACGTGCCGCGCACGCCAGGCCTGGGCCTGGCCCTGGACGAGCAACGCCTGGCGCGCTTCGCCCGCCGCTGA